The Toxoplasma gondii ME49 chromosome XI, whole genome shotgun sequence region TGTTCGCTTGAACTAGTAGTGTTGAGTGAGGCGTCAGACTCAACGTTTTAGTGTGTTTCGCTGTTGTGCATCAGCAACTGCTATTTTGTGAGCTGTATGCTACGGGTAATCTAGCGTGGTTTCTGCTGTTCTACTAAAATCAGAGTTGTAATCCTTTTCACTATACTGGAGTCAATACGTGTAGATTTATCACATTGTTACCCTCCTACCGTCCCTAGTCCTGTGCGGACccggcgcctctccctgtAGCAAACATATTTTTCCGATGTTTTTTGGCAGGAATGTCTACCGTTAATTCAGTTGGCAGGTGGCCGTTGGCGAACGTGGAGCTGCAGAGCGACGTCGTTCGTGGAATGCGGCAGCGAGCGTGTCCAGATATCGCTACGTATGCGGGAAACTCACGGTGGTCGCCGACGTTCGGTCGTCGTGATGGAGTACCCCTGGAAGGCGGCTTTTTCGGACAACGGGAATTTGTCGGGTCGGGTACAGCATGCAGGCTACGACTCTTTCGCCAGGCCAGCACACCCCTAGCAGCCCAACTAACCAATCGTCCTCAGTGTTTAAGCAGCAGGTACCATAGTTTTTATTCCTTGTCGCAGGACTTCCTGGCTGCCCACGCAGCAACATTCAGCAGGAATCGTGCGTTTAGCTCGTCCAGCGAGCCGGATGTGCCTACCGCTGGCGAGTTTGCCAAGCACCTCTCAGATCTTGAATTACCGGAACTGATAGAAGGGCTGCAGGCGTATGATGGAGGTCAAATGCAGCAGTCCTACCGAGGCTTTCGGAGGCTCAGAGAGACGCTGGAACACGCAGACGAACAGTCAGTCGAGCACAGTGCCAAGGCGCTGGTtctggggtgtatgtacacggCGTTATTCCGTGTTGGTGAGTATAGAGAAGCACGACGATTTGCTGCGGATGCGCGGGATCTCTCCCGTGCTGGTCATCAGAGTTTGGCAGCCGATACAGCCACGGTATGTGACATTCGAGCGGCCctcgaggaggcgaaaacgGCACGTGGCAAAGGTGGTGTTGCGGAGTGGCTTTTGCAGAGACCTTTGTGGCCGTCGGCGGACGATGCGCCGGAACGACCATCTCGACTAGAAGAACTTCGCATCCTTCAGACTTCACTGGCTGTCTATAAAagaggtgcaggagaagcagacattGGCAAGAGTTGGGAGACCAGAGAGAACGGCGGCAAGGGAGCCACTGTTGGTCTTCCCGCTTCCTTTTTGGGGCTTATGAAAGAATATAATGATTTTATTTTGAAGTATTTCGCACGTGGGGCCGAGCCGACACCGTCGGATCCGAGGGATGATCCCGCTGAAGTGTTGCTTGCGGTCGAGAGGATGGCAAAAGAAGCATCTTTATTGCTAAAACAGAACGAGGCTTTCCTCACCGGCGCTTTGTCGATCGCTGAACGTTCACCGTCTACGGTGTCCGAAACAGGAGGCGCTGGATGCATCGCGGAGCGCATCACGAAAAGAGAGTTGGGGGCTGAATTAGTGAGGGGAATCGCGCTCCTCCATGAGGGTTTGGGGACAGTGTTGGTGAAACAGTCAAATGGCGTGGAATCGGGATGTGACAGAACTACCGACGAGCTGCGTGTACTCGGTGATAAGGTGCTAAAAGACGGACTCACAATCTGCAAGAAGTACGCCCATATCGACACGAAGAATATCTTGGCGTCGCTACTTTCTGCTCTTGCAACGTCGTTTAAACAACGGCACGAACCCGTCATCAGTGAGGGACTTTTCCGTTCGTCTTTGAATGAGTTCAATACAGCGGCAGGGCTCAATGTACAGCTGGTGTCGGTCCCTATCGTAGCGGCAGGTGATGACAGTGCTCGAATTGGAGGGGAGTCTCGTGTGGCTTATCCGAGGCAGGCGACGCTGGATGCTATTGTCAGCTTCGGAGTCGCCTTGTTGCAGTATAGCGCTTTGTTGAACAAGTGGGATGGACGCGAGGTTGAGGCAGAAATGATATGTAGGCCGGCGAATCAGATTTTGGAGTCTTTCGGACTTCCGACATCGAAAGACCCACTTGAGAACGTTCCAGCCCGCCTGCACGtgctccctcttctttgGAAGCCCTCGGTATGCCTGGCTCGCCCCCTTTTGGTTTATGTCAAGGAAAGGGAAGCCGTCAGTGGTGGCGGTGCATGATGCACATCATCGTGATGGAATATTCGTTTTGTCCGCACTCAGGTCTGTTGTGTCACTTTTTAGCTGTCTACTATCAAAACTGATCCTCCGCTACAAATCTAATTAGGGTCCGTCGGGTCCCTATGACTGGATatctcgttttccttgcATATGCGAATGTGAAGATGGAGCAAGAAATAAGGACAACGGACCCCCGATAAACGCGTCACATACCATGGCAGCTATTGGAAGGATGATCGTATCGCATACTAGCGAACCGCCCGTCTGATTATCTAGAGTCGCAAGAGTCTCCGCTGCGCCTTTCTGGATACATCCAGCGATTCAGTCGCCGCTGAGGCGCAGGTTGTTCGTGTCCGTCAGGAGATGTCGGCTTGCCTAGAACCCAAGAAACTCCCCAATTCTAGAACTAATAAATCATGGGCAACGGTGGAAGATTGTAGAGTTACAGAATTCCAGAATCGAGAGCCGCTTCTCTCAACTGAGGCAACCATAGAACCAATTGAGAACACTCACACAGCAAACTGACAAAGGTGGGACGTAACAAAAGCACACGTAAGCACTTTTTTGTATTAACTTCCGACAACATTCATGAAAAACGGAGGATCCAGCGGTCGTCGACGGCGCTGTAAGATCTGCCAAGAGAATGTTTGATGGTTTCTACAGGAGAAATGTCTACCTGTAGCACCCCATCTACAAGATTCGACATGCTATGGTCTTAATCCAGAGAGGATTCTCAGGTCtaaaggaacagaagagaagatgaCATGTAGAACAGCTGTGTGCAGTCTAACATCCTTCGTTGCGGCTTCATCCTGAGCAATAACTCGCAAGCCGAACTCCATTTCCTGAATAGATGCGTCGCTGCTTGAAATCAATACTCTTTTTGCCATCTATTTGGAGGCGGTCAGCAGACGGTGAGCATGGTTCCAAATTCTCTTGCATGGTTATGGTTTAAGGTGAAGTGTTTTTTTGCCAGCTGTCGGCGGTGCGCAGCTCACCACGGGATTCGGAACCTATGGACGAAACTGTGCTGATCCGAAATTCCGGTGCCAGGCACCTATCTCACGGGGAGAGACCCTTGCGACTCCTGGGTAGACAGAGCTTGACAGGACAGGGTTTTCACCTGGCGATTCACAACAGGGAGTGGCGGTGTAGCCGATAGGATAATTGCAGTTTTATTAGTTACGCTCGCCCGAGACCGGCCGTTGCCTTTCAGGTCCTCACGGCTAGAGGAGTTACGCTGCATCAAGTTGAACATCGACGGAGTTTGGTTCTCAAACATTACGGCGGCACTCAAGCCGGTCCAGAGACCACACAGTACTAAAGAAATGTACGGGAGCTTATGCCCGTAGTGATCTGTCATAACGCACATACGTGGTCGAAGGTTTTATCCTGGCGTAGATACGTTTTTTTCTAAAGCTCTTCGACGATGGCTCTCAGACGATGTCTTCCGGCGGCCGTTGTGGCGGCGCTCCTTGCTCCAACTACCCTGGTATACTGCTCTCCATTTTCGCAGCAGACTCCAGAAGACAAGGTGGAGGGTGTGCTgaactctctctctttgcttaGGATGAAGGCTGCCGTGTTGAGCTCCTCCCCAGATGAGTCGCGGAATCCTCCTTACGCGAAGGTCGCCCAAAACAGCGCTCTGATGATCATCGACTGCAAAATGGGTGTGCAGTCACCCGAAATTTGCCTTCTTCACGGTTTTTCCCACAACACGAGAAGTGTGCCGGACTATGCTGCCGGCTTCTACGGACCCCGAGTCTCTCTGAACATGAATAATCCCGCGGCTCTAACGATTTCTGCATACAAGAGGGGAGAGCAAGTGTGTGACGACCAGCATGTCAAAGAGAGAATTGGCGATGTTTTGGCAGCACACGCAGCCGAAATATATGATCTTGCCGCCCATGCTGGGTTGCTGGAGGCCGGGAGGAGCGCCTCTGTCGCATACAACCAAGACGCTCTGCGGGACGTGGCAGAACACTCCAACTCTTTCTGGACGAACTTTCAAAATTTATTCTCCAAGGAAAGGCATTCACAAGAAACTAGCAGCCTCCCGCACCTGCCACACCAAGGGAAACCAAGAAGGGTACCGGGATATGAAAACCGCATCGGCCTTAAACACGACTCCCCCGTCATGTCCGAATCAATAGGAACGTCAGCATCTTCCTTTCCTGGCCCTGATGCCCCAAGCATTCCATTTGATATGGAAGAGGCTAAACCGTATGTTCCGAAAAAGGCAGGAGCGGGCGGCAATTTGAGCGAAAAAATTGAAAGG contains the following coding sequences:
- a CDS encoding hypothetical protein (encoded by transcript TGME49_315230) — protein: MSTVNSVGRWPLANVELQSDVVRGMRQRACPDIATYAGNSRWSPTFGRRDGVPLEGGFFGQREFVGSGTACRLRLFRQASTPLAAQLTNRPQCLSSRYHSFYSLSQDFLAAHAATFSRNRAFSSSSEPDVPTAGEFAKHLSDLELPELIEGLQAYDGGQMQQSYRGFRRLRETLEHADEQSVEHSAKALVLGCMYTALFRVGEYREARRFAADARDLSRAGHQSLAADTATVCDIRAALEEAKTARGKGGVAEWLLQRPLWPSADDAPERPSRLEELRILQTSLAVYKRGAGEADIGKSWETRENGGKGATVGLPASFLGLMKEYNDFILKYFARGAEPTPSDPRDDPAEVLLAVERMAKEASLLLKQNEAFLTGALSIAERSPSTVSETGGAGCIAERITKRELGAELVRGIALLHEGLGTVLVKQSNGVESGCDRTTDELRVLGDKVLKDGLTICKKYAHIDTKNILASLLSALATSFKQRHEPVISEGLFRSSLNEFNTAAGLNVQLVSVPIVAAGDDSARIGGESRVAYPRQATLDAIVSFGVALLQYSALLNKWDGREVEAEMICRPANQILESFGLPTSKDPLENVPARLHVLPLLWKPSVCLARPLLVYVKEREAVSGGGA
- a CDS encoding hypothetical protein (encoded by transcript TGME49_315240~Signal peptide predicted by SignalP 2.0 HMM (probability 0.995) with cleavage site probability 0.812 at residue 24) encodes the protein MALRRCLPAAVVAALLAPTTLVYCSPFSQQTPEDKVEGVLNSLSLLRMKAAVLSSSPDESRNPPYAKVAQNSALMIIDCKMGVQSPEICLLHGFSHNTRSVPDYAAGFYGPRVSLNMNNPAALTISAYKRGEQVCDDQHVKERIGDVLAAHAAEIYDLAAHAGLLEAGRSASVAYNQDALRDVAEHSNSFWTNFQNLFSKERHSQETSSLPHLPHQGKPRRVPGYENRIGLKHDSPVMSESIGTSASSFPGPDAPSIPFDMEEAKPYVPKKAGAGGNLSEKIERSGSSQVLESPEETAAQIGNSFPFSAFLGMIPPPFLPTGMSSIGLQQFLINPLAFGSRFLLPSSQAGLSPFFLFSPSTLMAMMESFESGESRHPSSLSPGAPVSSSAGMSNLNFQENDVDVALNNFAMTEADLF